The following DNA comes from Candidatus Poribacteria bacterium.
CGCTCGGCTTCCGCGTTGGACTGCCCTTCAGCGGGTTTCCGCAACTTCGGGTCGTTTGTTGATTGCTCTTCGCCGGGTAGATCCCACTGGCGCAGATGGCTGCCGGGGACGAACCAGGTGCAGGCATCGGCATAAATCGCGCAGTTGACCTGATTGAAATGACGCAGATCATACCAGACTTCCGCCAACTTCGCTTTGACAATCTCATCACGTGCTTCGGGGGGGACCTCCACAACGCCGTCTCGGTGCCAACCGATGTGCCACGGATGCTCAAGCGGCTCAACGAGAAGCCCCATGATGTCAACGTGACCGTGTGTATAGTCAGGACCGAGCAATTTCTCGATAGCGTCACGGAGTTCCGGTAACTCTGTGTAGTCGTAAAACGGTTTCAGATCCAGTTCATCGCCGTAATTGGATAGCGGTTGAATCCGTTGCGTTTGCGGTCCGTTGCGTTTATGTGCCAGATCGCGTGCCTTCTCCGCCTCGCGACGTAAATCGCTGAGCAACGCTGGTGGCACAATCCCTCGAAAGATGAGATAGCCTTCCGAGAGGTATTCGTTGACCATAAAATCTTCAAATTGAAATGCCATCTTTTAAATTATGTGCCCTCTTAGACCGTCACGCCACGCCATTCATCCTGCGCGCAGGTAATATCGACGACATTTCCGTCGGGATCCGCAACTTTGAAGGAGCGATCGGGTGGCTTGTCGTCATC
Coding sequences within:
- a CDS encoding phytanoyl-CoA dioxygenase family protein, which codes for MAFQFEDFMVNEYLSEGYLIFRGIVPPALLSDLRREAEKARDLAHKRNGPQTQRIQPLSNYGDELDLKPFYDYTELPELRDAIEKLLGPDYTHGHVDIMGLLVEPLEHPWHIGWHRDGVVEVPPEARDEIVKAKLAEVWYDLRHFNQVNCAIYADACTWFVPGSHLRQWDLPGEEQSTNDPKLRKPAEGQSNAEAERYCLEHCRQFPGAVQVHLGPGDFMVYRNLAWHTGNYITYQPRATIHDVVRYEGKKDWTDWQQTKLDAVKRMKEKHSEL